One stretch of Chryseobacterium indologenes DNA includes these proteins:
- a CDS encoding AraC family transcriptional regulator — protein sequence MNNNSAILLNTPELRKENQLLSLVENQTKFNLNNCEFSIYETHKAAFGVKLHFENIAFTAMLRGKKHMKLDNKTNYFDYFPGESILVAPGETMVIDFPEADDTPTQCISLSLNPDFIENSLNYLNYHLPKVDETSQWNIQLEEYFLFNNQALASATNNIMRIAMDDNSQKDIMADFALKELLIRLMQTQARSMVERNIVKNKSRIGFVVDYIKRNLHQKLSIETIAKLAYVSKSNFFKMFKDELGTSPNDFILQERISKAKELLATQNSIKETAYQTGFSDTNYFTRVFKQLEGVTPKSYQNRMIVKE from the coding sequence ATGAATAACAATAGTGCCATTTTATTAAACACTCCTGAATTACGTAAGGAAAACCAGCTATTGAGTCTTGTTGAAAACCAGACAAAATTCAATCTAAATAATTGTGAATTCAGTATCTATGAGACCCATAAAGCTGCTTTCGGAGTGAAACTTCATTTTGAAAACATTGCATTCACCGCTATGTTAAGGGGTAAAAAACACATGAAACTGGATAATAAAACCAATTATTTTGATTATTTCCCAGGAGAAAGTATTTTGGTGGCCCCTGGTGAAACTATGGTTATTGATTTTCCTGAGGCTGATGATACACCTACGCAATGCATCTCTTTAAGTCTGAATCCTGATTTTATTGAGAACTCTCTTAATTATCTCAACTATCATCTTCCAAAAGTAGATGAGACCTCACAATGGAATATTCAACTGGAAGAATATTTTCTTTTTAATAATCAGGCGTTAGCCTCAGCAACTAACAATATTATGAGAATTGCTATGGATGATAATTCCCAAAAGGATATTATGGCTGATTTTGCTTTGAAGGAACTTTTAATACGTCTTATGCAAACACAGGCCAGAAGTATGGTGGAAAGAAATATTGTAAAAAATAAATCGAGAATTGGTTTTGTAGTAGATTATATCAAAAGAAACCTGCATCAGAAACTGTCGATTGAAACTATCGCAAAACTTGCGTATGTAAGTAAATCGAATTTTTTTAAAATGTTCAAAGATGAACTGGGAACTTCTCCGAATGATTTTATTCTACAGGAAAGAATTAGCAAAGCCAAAGAATTACTGGCAACCCAAAACAGTATTAAAGAGACAGCCTATCAGACAGGATTTTCGGATACCAACTATTTTACAAGGGTTTTTAAACAGCTGGAAGGTGTAACACCCAAGAGTTATCAGAATAGGATGATTGTAAAGGAGTAA
- a CDS encoding aldehyde dehydrogenase family protein: MSTLTEPRSTTLLQRPEFKSRYDNYIDGKFTPPVKGQYFDVVSPVDGKNFTQVAHSSKEDLDLAVDAAEKAFQTWKNTSATERSIILNKIADRIEQNLEYLATVETIDNGKAVRETLAADIPLAIDHFRYFASVIRAEEGSHNELDKDTVSLIVHEPLGVIAQIIPWNFPILMATWKLAPALAAGNCVVLKPAESTPVSIMILMELIGDLLPAGVINIVNGFGAELGRALVTNPKVAKAAFTGSTATGRLVMQYATENIIPVTLELGGKSPNVFFNSVMDADDEFLDKAIEGAVLFALNQGEICTCPSRLLVQEGIADAFIERVIERVKAIKVGNPLDKTVMMGAQASKIQKEKILSYIQLGVDEGAEVLVGGDVNHLGEDLEDGFYIQPTIFKGNNRMRIFQEEIFGPVLAFTTFKDEEEAVKIANDTIYGLGAGVWTRDAHQLYNIPRQIEAGRVWVNQYHSYPAGAPFGGYKQSGIGRENHKMMLDHYRQTKNMLISYNKNKLGFF, translated from the coding sequence ATGAGCACCCTTACAGAACCAAGATCAACGACGCTTTTACAGCGTCCAGAGTTTAAAAGCAGATATGATAATTATATTGACGGTAAGTTCACTCCACCCGTTAAAGGACAATATTTTGATGTAGTTTCACCCGTTGATGGAAAGAATTTTACCCAGGTAGCTCATTCTTCAAAAGAAGATCTGGATCTGGCTGTAGATGCTGCAGAAAAAGCATTCCAGACATGGAAAAATACTTCCGCTACGGAAAGAAGTATCATTCTTAATAAAATTGCAGACAGGATAGAGCAGAATTTAGAATATCTGGCCACTGTAGAAACCATTGATAATGGTAAGGCTGTCAGAGAAACATTAGCAGCGGATATTCCTTTGGCTATTGATCATTTCAGGTATTTTGCATCCGTTATCCGTGCAGAAGAAGGATCTCACAACGAACTGGATAAAGATACAGTTTCCCTGATTGTTCATGAGCCTCTAGGTGTGATTGCACAAATCATTCCATGGAATTTTCCAATTCTTATGGCAACCTGGAAACTTGCTCCGGCATTGGCAGCAGGAAATTGTGTGGTTTTAAAGCCTGCAGAAAGTACTCCGGTTTCTATCATGATCTTAATGGAATTAATTGGAGATCTGTTACCGGCAGGAGTCATTAATATCGTCAATGGTTTTGGAGCAGAGCTTGGAAGAGCTTTGGTAACGAATCCTAAAGTAGCCAAAGCGGCTTTCACTGGTTCCACAGCTACAGGACGCTTGGTGATGCAGTATGCTACAGAAAATATTATCCCTGTAACCCTGGAATTGGGCGGGAAATCACCTAACGTATTCTTCAATTCCGTAATGGATGCTGATGACGAATTCCTGGATAAAGCTATTGAAGGAGCTGTTCTTTTTGCACTTAACCAGGGAGAAATCTGTACATGCCCATCAAGGCTGTTGGTTCAGGAAGGAATAGCAGATGCTTTCATTGAAAGAGTTATTGAAAGGGTAAAAGCGATTAAAGTGGGAAATCCTTTAGACAAAACCGTGATGATGGGAGCACAGGCTTCAAAAATTCAAAAAGAAAAGATTCTTTCCTATATCCAATTGGGAGTAGATGAAGGCGCTGAAGTGTTGGTGGGAGGTGATGTTAACCACCTTGGAGAAGATCTCGAAGATGGATTCTATATTCAGCCTACCATCTTTAAGGGGAATAACAGAATGAGAATTTTCCAGGAAGAAATCTTCGGACCAGTACTTGCGTTTACCACATTTAAGGATGAAGAAGAGGCCGTAAAAATTGCCAACGATACCATTTATGGTCTTGGAGCAGGAGTATGGACCAGAGATGCACATCAGCTATACAATATTCCGCGTCAGATTGAGGCGGGAAGAGTTTGGGTAAACCAATATCATTCGTATCCGGCAGGAGCTCCATTTGGAGGATACAAACAATCCGGGATCGGAAGGGAGAATCATAAAATGATGCTGGATCATTATCGCCAGACCAAAAATATGTTGATCTCCTATAACAAAAATAAGTTAGGTTTCTTTTAA
- the adhP gene encoding alcohol dehydrogenase AdhP: protein MIPKTMKAAVVQGYGQPLKIEEVPVREPGRYEVLVKVMACGVCHTDLHAVDGDWPAKPKMPLIPGHEGVGIVVACGPEAFVKEGDAVGVPWLYSACGCCDYCITGWETLCEAQKNGGYSVDGGFAEYVIADSRYVGHLKSDVNFLEIAPILCAGVTVYKGLKETETKPGEWVAISGIGGLGHVAVQYAKAMGMHVAAIDVADDKLDLAKKLGADLVVNAKNTDPGEYLHKEVGGMHGALITAVSPIAFKQGIDVLRRKGTIALNGLPPGSFELPIFETVLKRITVRGSIVGTRKDLQEALDFANEGLVKATVTSAKLEDINDVFDKMKKGQIDGRIVLDIAGSN from the coding sequence ATGATCCCAAAAACGATGAAGGCTGCAGTAGTCCAAGGCTATGGACAGCCCTTGAAGATTGAAGAAGTTCCTGTTAGAGAACCCGGAAGATATGAAGTACTTGTAAAAGTTATGGCCTGTGGCGTTTGTCATACAGATTTACATGCAGTAGACGGAGACTGGCCGGCTAAACCCAAAATGCCGCTTATTCCAGGACATGAAGGTGTAGGAATTGTAGTAGCTTGTGGCCCTGAAGCTTTTGTAAAAGAAGGCGATGCGGTAGGAGTCCCATGGCTTTACAGTGCCTGTGGTTGTTGTGATTATTGTATTACAGGATGGGAAACACTTTGTGAAGCTCAGAAAAATGGTGGATATAGCGTTGATGGTGGATTTGCAGAATATGTAATTGCAGATTCAAGATATGTAGGGCACTTAAAGTCCGATGTCAACTTTTTGGAAATTGCTCCTATTTTATGTGCCGGAGTAACAGTGTATAAGGGACTAAAAGAAACTGAGACCAAGCCCGGTGAATGGGTGGCTATATCAGGAATCGGAGGCTTAGGCCATGTGGCAGTTCAGTATGCAAAAGCAATGGGAATGCATGTGGCTGCTATTGATGTAGCAGATGATAAACTTGATCTGGCCAAAAAATTAGGCGCAGATTTGGTGGTGAATGCAAAAAATACAGATCCTGGTGAGTATTTGCATAAAGAAGTAGGTGGAATGCATGGAGCATTGATTACTGCTGTTTCTCCAATTGCTTTCAAACAAGGAATAGATGTTTTAAGAAGGAAAGGAACTATTGCTCTAAACGGATTACCACCCGGATCATTTGAACTTCCTATTTTTGAAACAGTGCTAAAGAGAATTACCGTAAGAGGATCCATAGTAGGAACCAGAAAAGACTTACAGGAAGCATTAGACTTTGCCAATGAAGGACTTGTAAAAGCTACAGTAACCTCAGCAAAGCTAGAAGATATTAATGATGTATTTGATAAAATGAAAAAAGGCCAGATTGATGGCAGAATTGTATTAGATATTGCAGGCTCAAATTAA
- a CDS encoding dicarboxylate/amino acid:cation symporter, giving the protein MKEVLKNYSGIIFLLLGITIGSIIGIVAPGFVEYIKPLGDIFLNLLFVSVVPLVFFAVSNSIASLEQQSKFGKIILIMALTFLFFILTAAIFTICAVYLFPVSGVSGSSEMITEAANEDSWGNRIVSFFTVGEFTALFSRQNMLALLIFAFMTGFAARKTGEAGQPFRVFIASGYEVMKELLLLVMKLAPIGLGAYFAYQVATLGPQLFGFYAKPLGLYYVTGIIYFLVFFSIYAFMASGQKGVKSFWTNAIYPTLTAISTCSSFATMPANLQAASKIGIPNSIANLVIPIGTTLHKNGSSMSSIIKIYVAFLIIGKDFFDPANLLLALGITVFVSIVAGGIPNGGYIGEMLMISVYKLPQEAIPAVMIIGTLVDPLATVLNSVGDIVAAMFVNRFVKD; this is encoded by the coding sequence ATGAAAGAGGTACTGAAAAACTACTCCGGAATCATATTTTTACTTCTGGGAATCACAATTGGAAGCATTATAGGAATTGTAGCTCCGGGTTTTGTGGAATATATTAAACCGTTGGGAGACATTTTCCTGAATCTTCTTTTTGTAAGTGTTGTACCTCTCGTATTCTTTGCAGTATCTAACTCTATAGCATCTCTTGAACAGCAGTCTAAATTCGGAAAGATCATTCTTATTATGGCCCTTACCTTTCTGTTTTTTATCCTGACAGCTGCTATATTTACGATCTGCGCGGTTTATTTGTTTCCGGTTTCCGGTGTTTCGGGGAGTTCTGAGATGATCACCGAAGCAGCGAATGAAGACAGCTGGGGAAACAGAATTGTAAGTTTCTTTACTGTGGGAGAATTTACCGCTTTATTTTCAAGGCAAAATATGCTGGCACTTCTTATTTTTGCTTTCATGACAGGATTTGCAGCCAGAAAAACTGGAGAAGCGGGACAGCCTTTCAGGGTATTTATCGCATCAGGGTATGAAGTGATGAAAGAACTTCTTTTATTGGTTATGAAACTGGCACCTATTGGTCTGGGAGCTTATTTTGCTTATCAGGTAGCCACATTAGGGCCACAGCTTTTTGGATTTTATGCAAAACCTTTGGGGCTCTATTATGTTACCGGAATTATTTATTTCCTTGTCTTCTTTTCTATTTATGCTTTTATGGCAAGTGGACAGAAAGGTGTGAAAAGTTTCTGGACCAATGCTATCTATCCTACTCTTACAGCTATAAGTACTTGCAGCAGCTTTGCTACTATGCCTGCCAATTTACAGGCAGCATCTAAGATTGGAATTCCTAATTCTATTGCCAATCTGGTGATTCCTATTGGAACAACGTTGCATAAAAACGGATCTTCCATGTCTTCCATCATCAAAATTTATGTAGCTTTTTTAATTATTGGAAAAGATTTCTTTGATCCTGCCAACCTACTTTTAGCTTTAGGTATAACAGTTTTTGTAAGTATTGTGGCCGGTGGAATTCCTAATGGCGGATATATTGGGGAAATGCTAATGATTTCGGTATATAAATTACCTCAGGAAGCTATTCCCGCGGTGATGATTATCGGAACTTTGGTAGATCCTTTGGCTACGGTTTTAAATTCTGTGGGAGATATTGTCGCTGCGATGTTTGTTAACCGGTTTGTTAAAGATTGA
- a CDS encoding DUF779 domain-containing protein, with the protein METKISRLSATEKALEVIRELEEKYGTLMFYQAGGCCEGTQPQCFEKGGFFPRMNDAMIGTINGHEFWIDRDLFEYWKYSHFTLDVTDGFGPGGFSLETPLGKTFKVHYRLFTPEEYENLEPVMRSE; encoded by the coding sequence ATGGAAACAAAAATATCAAGACTTTCCGCCACAGAAAAAGCCCTTGAAGTCATCCGTGAACTTGAAGAAAAATACGGGACTCTGATGTTTTACCAGGCAGGAGGCTGCTGCGAAGGTACCCAGCCGCAATGCTTTGAAAAAGGCGGATTTTTCCCAAGAATGAATGACGCAATGATAGGAACCATTAACGGCCATGAATTCTGGATAGATCGCGATCTTTTTGAGTATTGGAAATATTCCCATTTTACCCTTGATGTGACTGATGGCTTCGGGCCAGGGGGATTTTCTCTGGAAACCCCTTTAGGAAAGACATTCAAAGTACACTATAGGCTTTTTACCCCGGAAGAATATGAGAATCTTGAGCCGGTAATGCGCAGTGAATAA
- a CDS encoding RagB/SusD family nutrient uptake outer membrane protein: MKKNIIKISLAALTVFVSLTSCERNLDQISSVNEAEEQAMTRPESFRQALDGAYTAFKGGGYYTSDAGSQLIMGDLTTDNLIISDAGRNSNASASNFEFSSDNSQTTGLFSAAYAVVSRANFVLSYLGNGVLSGTQKDNIEAEARAIRAAAHFDILRAYSVIPTQNSPAKNKYGIYYSESYNPLNNNSSRNLTVDQSYDKVIADLLIAADKITQNDADKGRFSKAAVYGLLSRVYLYKGDYGNTVKYGQLALGLSPSVTTLDNFNRIWKENEGLAKITDGVLFQISNAAPERNTVGVAYNQLIDGQYRSEFVADYAFFNSFANNDVRKTTYFTTALYNKKMYNHITKYSGNGGPVNIVPIKYLRTAEVLLNVAEASYRSGDQGTALTLLNQLRKERYTTFTPGTEAGQALLDAILKERRLELAFENDRWYTLKRLGLPVQRSGKGDIADGSGSKALTQTLSAASDLWQWPLPITAIQANPNIKQNDGY; this comes from the coding sequence ATGAAAAAGAATATAATAAAAATAAGTTTAGCTGCGTTGACTGTTTTTGTATCGTTAACGTCTTGCGAAAGAAATTTGGATCAGATTTCATCAGTAAATGAAGCAGAAGAGCAGGCGATGACCAGACCTGAATCATTCAGACAAGCTTTAGATGGTGCTTATACTGCATTTAAAGGAGGAGGTTATTACACTAGTGATGCAGGTAGCCAACTTATTATGGGTGACCTTACTACAGATAACCTTATTATTTCAGATGCAGGAAGAAACTCTAATGCTTCCGCTTCAAACTTTGAATTCTCTTCAGATAATTCACAAACTACAGGTTTGTTTAGTGCAGCTTATGCGGTGGTAAGCAGAGCAAACTTCGTTCTTTCGTATTTAGGTAACGGAGTATTGTCTGGTACTCAAAAAGATAATATAGAAGCAGAAGCCAGAGCTATTAGAGCTGCAGCTCATTTTGATATTTTAAGAGCTTACTCTGTAATTCCAACTCAAAATTCACCAGCGAAAAATAAATACGGAATTTATTATTCTGAATCTTATAATCCATTGAATAATAATTCTTCCAGAAACTTAACAGTTGATCAGTCCTACGATAAAGTAATCGCGGATCTGTTAATTGCTGCTGATAAAATTACACAGAACGATGCTGATAAAGGAAGATTCAGCAAAGCTGCTGTATACGGATTATTATCAAGAGTGTATCTTTATAAAGGAGACTATGGTAATACTGTAAAATATGGTCAGTTAGCATTAGGACTTTCTCCAAGTGTTACAACATTGGATAATTTTAACAGAATCTGGAAAGAAAATGAAGGGTTGGCTAAAATTACTGATGGAGTTTTATTCCAGATTTCAAATGCAGCACCTGAGCGTAATACTGTGGGAGTTGCCTATAACCAGTTAATTGATGGTCAGTACAGATCAGAATTTGTTGCAGATTATGCTTTCTTCAACAGTTTTGCTAATAATGACGTAAGAAAAACCACTTACTTCACTACTGCTTTGTACAACAAAAAAATGTACAACCACATTACAAAGTACTCAGGTAATGGCGGACCAGTGAACATTGTTCCAATCAAGTATTTGAGAACTGCTGAAGTATTACTAAACGTAGCAGAAGCATCTTACAGATCTGGTGACCAAGGAACAGCCCTTACATTATTAAACCAGTTGAGAAAAGAAAGATATACTACATTTACTCCTGGAACAGAAGCCGGACAAGCTCTTTTGGATGCTATCTTAAAAGAAAGAAGATTAGAGCTTGCTTTTGAAAATGACAGATGGTATACTCTGAAAAGACTTGGCCTTCCTGTTCAAAGATCAGGAAAAGGAGATATTGCTGATGGTAGCGGGTCAAAAGCACTTACGCAGACTCTTTCAGCTGCTAGCGATCTATGGCAATGGCCACTTCCTATTACTGCAATTCAGGCTAACCCGAACATTAAGCAGAATGATGGTTATTAA